In a genomic window of Methanosarcina horonobensis HB-1 = JCM 15518:
- a CDS encoding saccharopine dehydrogenase C-terminal domain-containing protein, producing the protein MKKRFSNKVLIIGYGSVSQCTLPLLLDKLDVPLENITLIDFEDKSKALKKYTNQGLRFVCEKITPKNLDQVLSQYMENEGLIIDLSWNIDANDIIKWCHDHNVLYVNTSVEVWDPAEKFLTQSLLEKSLYLRQMRLLELSRDWKDAPTAVVDHGANPGLITHFVKQGLLDIAARTCADKKVSPEDENEITLLAKNRDFARLAEKLGIKVIHCSERDTQITNRPKEVNEFVGTWSIEGLREEGTAPVEIAWGTHESKLPPLAHIPPYGLKNTIFLPRMGINTWVRSWIPDEEIVGMAIRHGESYGLSKLLTVWENDEAIYRPTVHYAYMPCHDTLSSLCELRGRNYELQPRLRIMTNEIISGEDVMGALLMGHSYNSWWTGSSLSIEEARSLAPGQNATTVQVAAGIVAAILWMLENPREGIKTPEDLPHDFVLDIAKPYLGKLISTPSDWTPLKNRKIFFKENPAVKHNPDPWQFENFLFVG; encoded by the coding sequence ATGAAAAAAAGGTTTTCCAATAAAGTCCTCATTATTGGCTATGGATCCGTCTCACAATGCACCCTACCCCTTTTACTGGACAAACTCGATGTTCCGCTAGAAAACATTACCTTAATTGATTTTGAAGACAAATCAAAAGCCCTGAAAAAGTATACTAATCAGGGACTGAGATTTGTCTGTGAAAAGATTACCCCGAAAAATTTGGATCAGGTTCTGTCACAATATATGGAAAATGAAGGCTTGATCATTGATCTTTCATGGAATATTGATGCCAATGACATTATTAAGTGGTGCCATGATCACAATGTATTGTACGTTAACACTTCAGTTGAAGTATGGGATCCTGCTGAGAAATTTTTGACTCAAAGTCTACTGGAAAAATCGCTTTATTTACGGCAAATGAGATTGCTTGAACTTTCCCGTGACTGGAAAGATGCACCGACTGCTGTTGTTGACCATGGAGCAAATCCTGGCCTGATAACTCACTTCGTAAAGCAAGGTTTGCTGGATATTGCCGCCCGCACCTGTGCGGATAAGAAAGTCTCTCCCGAAGATGAAAACGAAATTACTCTTCTTGCAAAAAACAGGGATTTTGCCCGCCTGGCTGAGAAATTGGGAATCAAAGTGATCCATTGTAGCGAGCGGGATACTCAAATTACCAACCGGCCAAAGGAAGTTAATGAATTTGTAGGAACATGGAGCATTGAAGGATTGAGGGAAGAAGGGACGGCTCCGGTTGAAATAGCCTGGGGAACGCATGAGAGCAAATTGCCGCCCCTGGCGCATATACCTCCTTACGGACTGAAAAATACGATTTTCTTGCCCCGGATGGGCATTAATACCTGGGTCAGATCGTGGATACCGGATGAAGAAATTGTAGGTATGGCGATTCGTCATGGCGAATCATATGGCCTTTCAAAACTGTTAACTGTTTGGGAAAATGATGAGGCGATCTATCGGCCTACTGTTCATTATGCTTATATGCCATGTCATGATACACTTTCCTCTCTTTGTGAATTGCGAGGCCGGAATTATGAGCTTCAACCCAGACTCAGGATTATGACAAATGAAATTATATCTGGGGAGGATGTGATGGGAGCACTCTTGATGGGCCATTCTTATAATTCCTGGTGGACTGGGAGTTCGTTGAGCATTGAAGAGGCCAGATCCCTTGCTCCCGGTCAGAATGCTACTACTGTTCAGGTAGCTGCAGGCATTGTTGCTGCTATACTCTGGATGCTTGAAAACCCGAGAGAAGGTATAAAAACACCTGAGGACCTGCCTCATGATTTTGTCCTGGATATTGCTAAACCGTACCTTGGAAAGTTAATTTCCACACCGTCGGACTGGACACCGCTTAAAAATCGCAAAATATTTTTCAAAGAAAATCCAGCCGTGAAACACAATCCCGATCCATGGCAATTCGAAAATTTCCTTTTCGTAGGTTAA
- a CDS encoding M20/M25/M40 family metallo-hydrolase, whose product MSKILDDYFEPKAVHDHFIELTKLYHPSGEEDSVREYIIQCAKEMEGVEVTYYEPDAKYPGERVIVLRRKGSGKYSGAPYVTLQAHMDMVCSPNKNIFPLNVFGYTDEEGVKWIKAGDKESVFYPEKGTTLGADDGIGLATILALLEDKKLKDYPIECLFTAQEETEMIGAASFNKNLLEGRMYINLDAENAKIIIYGSAGGCRTQYEGNVTLLPIPSDFITLKLSISGLLGGHSGVNINAGRLNSIKVLTEALIRLNNRLTNLDSLGKSIKSYDLRLISMERDEDPNLYKIPSCASAIITLSGNNEAEFGSDFKAYCEALRVQSQLEKSEFVCDVQKADYIQNSLDEASTDTLLCLLRQIPYGVIRTIPTLPNLVETSCNLANIAIRPKEGSSIEGIVEINVSNRSSDFDSMKNLIQIQKTIGRLYRYTVETGNPFPSWKPNDNSALLDKAKNVYKEIHGDAFKATVIHAGLECSYVLEKYGDEMDCISIGPTIMNPHTGGESLKTATVEQLYKAVTSLIQSLFVAL is encoded by the coding sequence ATGTCAAAAATATTGGACGATTATTTTGAGCCAAAGGCCGTTCATGATCATTTTATAGAACTAACAAAACTATATCATCCCTCCGGCGAGGAGGACAGTGTTCGGGAATACATTATACAGTGTGCTAAAGAAATGGAAGGTGTAGAAGTCACTTATTACGAGCCAGATGCCAAATATCCTGGAGAAAGAGTTATTGTTCTTCGAAGAAAGGGTTCAGGGAAGTATTCTGGTGCTCCTTATGTCACTTTGCAGGCTCACATGGATATGGTATGTTCCCCTAATAAGAATATTTTCCCCTTAAATGTCTTTGGTTATACTGATGAAGAGGGAGTAAAGTGGATAAAAGCCGGAGATAAGGAAAGTGTCTTTTATCCAGAAAAAGGCACTACATTGGGAGCAGATGATGGAATTGGTTTAGCTACCATACTTGCCCTCTTAGAAGATAAGAAACTCAAAGATTACCCAATTGAGTGTTTATTTACTGCCCAAGAAGAAACCGAAATGATTGGGGCTGCGAGTTTTAACAAGAATCTCTTGGAAGGAAGAATGTACATAAATCTTGATGCAGAAAATGCAAAAATTATTATTTACGGCAGTGCTGGAGGGTGTCGTACTCAGTATGAAGGAAATGTTACTTTATTGCCTATACCTTCTGATTTTATTACACTGAAATTATCGATCTCAGGGCTACTTGGTGGACATTCAGGAGTTAACATCAACGCTGGAAGACTTAATTCTATCAAAGTTCTCACTGAAGCTCTCATCCGACTCAATAACCGACTCACAAACCTTGATTCTTTGGGTAAAAGTATTAAAAGCTATGATCTGCGTCTCATTTCAATGGAAAGGGACGAAGATCCTAATCTATACAAAATTCCAAGCTGCGCAAGTGCCATAATTACTCTTTCAGGTAACAATGAGGCAGAATTTGGAAGTGATTTTAAGGCCTATTGTGAAGCTTTAAGGGTGCAGTCTCAACTCGAGAAGAGTGAATTTGTTTGTGATGTCCAAAAAGCTGATTATATCCAGAATTCCCTTGATGAAGCATCAACGGATACGCTTCTTTGCTTGCTTCGGCAGATACCATATGGCGTTATCCGCACGATTCCGACATTACCTAACCTGGTTGAGACTTCATGCAATCTGGCTAATATTGCCATTAGGCCAAAAGAAGGTAGTTCAATAGAAGGTATTGTGGAAATAAATGTTTCAAATCGCAGCTCTGATTTTGATTCTATGAAAAACCTCATTCAAATACAAAAGACAATAGGGAGACTCTACAGATACACCGTAGAAACAGGTAATCCTTTTCCATCGTGGAAACCAAATGATAATTCTGCCTTACTTGACAAAGCGAAAAATGTGTACAAAGAAATTCATGGTGACGCGTTCAAAGCAACTGTAATTCATGCTGGTCTCGAATGCAGCTATGTTTTAGAAAAATATGGTGATGAGATGGACTGCATCTCTATAGGACCTACTATAATGAACCCACACACTGGCGGAGAAAGCCTTAAGACAGCCACAGTGGAACAATTATATAAAGCGGTAACTAGCCTTATTCAGAGCCTTTTCGTAGCTTTGTAA
- a CDS encoding SDR family NAD(P)-dependent oxidoreductase, which translates to MEKVALITGAASGIGFALARLLARDNWTVILTDCNKEQVDTAAKSLIDEGGKCFAMLLDVTDYAAINATIDNIIAQHDQLNLVINSAGIAIFGEMKDIPIENWKSIINVNLWGAIYVTDVAYKKMIAQGSGHIVNISSAAGLVPSSMRIPYTTAKHGVVGLSTSLRAEAEGYGIKVSVVCPGNVKTNIFNTIKVVGASSAIVQKRIAKSHLMSADTAAKHILRGVARNKAIIPLTASAHIVWRLYRYTPGIHRIFLAKITENYRKLIEEDAKANK; encoded by the coding sequence ATGGAAAAAGTAGCACTCATCACAGGGGCAGCCTCAGGTATTGGGTTTGCATTAGCACGTCTCTTGGCTCGAGATAACTGGACGGTTATTCTCACTGATTGCAACAAAGAACAGGTGGATACTGCCGCGAAATCATTAATCGATGAAGGTGGTAAGTGTTTCGCCATGCTGCTCGATGTCACCGATTATGCTGCCATCAATGCGACCATAGATAATATAATAGCGCAGCATGATCAACTCAACCTCGTTATCAACAGCGCCGGTATCGCTATCTTCGGTGAAATGAAAGACATCCCCATAGAAAACTGGAAATCCATAATCAACGTGAATCTCTGGGGTGCGATTTACGTTACCGATGTTGCCTATAAAAAAATGATCGCACAAGGGAGTGGTCATATCGTCAACATCTCTTCCGCTGCTGGATTAGTACCGTCCTCTATGCGTATACCATATACCACCGCCAAGCACGGTGTCGTCGGACTATCTACCTCACTGCGTGCCGAAGCCGAAGGCTATGGCATCAAGGTAAGCGTGGTGTGCCCAGGAAATGTTAAAACCAATATATTTAACACGATCAAGGTCGTGGGCGCCTCCAGTGCTATTGTCCAAAAGAGAATAGCGAAATCGCACTTAATGTCGGCCGACACCGCCGCAAAACATATCTTGCGTGGTGTTGCGCGCAACAAGGCTATTATACCGCTGACAGCCAGCGCACATATCGTATGGCGACTGTACCGGTACACGCCGGGAATTCACCGCATATTCCTTGCAAAGATCACAGAAAATTACCGCAAGCTTATTGAAGAAGACGCGAAAGCTAACAAATAA
- a CDS encoding ABC transporter permease: MKTSDFAGTGTLFRLFLRRDRFLLPLWIFLPAILSLVTAATFIAMASQGLQSVLTEFDKDPLISALLGPVMSFDLPGAIVWRGVSQIALTLGIGSILTVIRHTRADEETGRSELVRACVVGRYANLTAALILTCVGNLAAGVLIALSIISLGGAADGSFLFGATMSAVGFFFAGIGTLGVQLRENSGTARGIGVATLGLGIAMAILNNFGGGDTLLRWITPMAWQRLTQPFAGNHGWNLLYCVAFAIVPIVIAYVLSARRDLGAGVLLARNGPPEATLHFSSPLALAWRLHKRSFIGWLVGTVLYIAVFAAISPGLSNTGGMSDWLSNLGGTGWSDEVGLGHVFISISFYLISLFVAVYAMTAVLHLKKEENEGRAEILMDKKVSRIRWMSSHLIVASLCSAALLLVMGIVGGLVYGLATGDLSNEFWHIFGMSVSKIPPVWILLGVTALLYGLWPRITALGWVVWLLFSMLEFAWEAQIIDWSLMGISPFSYAHYTISITNLPLLPLFWLLCLSAILTGIGLLGLRNRDVLTKA, encoded by the coding sequence ATGAAAACCAGTGATTTTGCAGGCACCGGAACACTTTTCAGGCTATTTCTGCGCCGGGATAGGTTCTTGCTGCCCCTCTGGATATTCCTTCCTGCGATTCTGAGTTTGGTAACGGCAGCTACTTTCATCGCAATGGCCAGCCAAGGACTGCAGAGTGTTCTAACTGAATTTGATAAAGATCCATTGATTTCTGCACTTCTTGGCCCGGTCATGTCCTTTGATCTTCCAGGAGCTATTGTATGGCGAGGTGTTTCACAAATCGCATTGACATTGGGGATCGGCAGCATACTTACCGTAATCCGACACACCCGCGCAGATGAAGAAACGGGCCGCAGCGAGTTGGTTCGTGCCTGTGTGGTAGGCCGTTATGCCAACCTGACTGCTGCGCTAATTTTGACTTGTGTTGGAAACTTGGCAGCAGGAGTGCTGATAGCCTTGAGTATCATTTCCCTTGGGGGTGCTGCAGATGGTTCCTTTCTGTTTGGAGCGACCATGTCGGCCGTTGGGTTCTTTTTTGCTGGAATAGGCACTTTAGGTGTTCAGCTCCGGGAAAACAGCGGAACTGCGCGAGGCATTGGTGTCGCAACTTTGGGATTGGGAATCGCAATGGCGATTTTAAATAACTTCGGAGGCGGCGATACCTTATTAAGATGGATTACACCCATGGCATGGCAACGGCTGACCCAACCATTTGCCGGCAATCATGGCTGGAACCTGTTATATTGTGTTGCTTTTGCGATTGTACCCATCGTTATTGCTTATGTGCTTTCTGCTCGCAGAGACCTGGGGGCAGGTGTTCTTTTGGCCCGGAACGGGCCCCCAGAAGCAACTCTCCATTTTTCCAGTCCTTTAGCGTTAGCTTGGAGGCTGCATAAGAGAAGTTTTATCGGTTGGTTAGTGGGGACAGTATTGTATATTGCTGTGTTTGCGGCCATTTCTCCCGGTTTATCCAATACCGGCGGAATGAGTGATTGGCTGTCGAACCTGGGTGGCACAGGTTGGTCTGATGAGGTGGGTTTGGGCCATGTCTTTATTAGTATCAGCTTTTATCTGATATCTCTTTTTGTGGCTGTCTATGCCATGACCGCTGTATTGCATCTGAAAAAAGAAGAAAACGAAGGCAGAGCAGAAATACTGATGGATAAGAAAGTTAGTAGGATTCGATGGATGAGCAGCCATTTAATCGTAGCATCTTTATGTTCTGCTGCATTGCTGCTGGTTATGGGCATTGTCGGGGGACTGGTTTATGGGCTTGCAACCGGCGATTTAAGCAATGAATTTTGGCACATTTTTGGCATGAGCGTTTCAAAAATTCCACCTGTATGGATACTGTTAGGCGTAACAGCTTTATTGTATGGCTTATGGCCCCGAATAACAGCGCTGGGATGGGTGGTTTGGTTATTGTTTAGTATGTTGGAGTTTGCTTGGGAAGCGCAGATAATCGATTGGTCGCTGATGGGTATTTCTCCTTTTTCTTATGCTCACTATACCATTAGTATTACAAATCTGCCGCTGCTTCCGCTGTTTTGGCTGCTTTGCCTTTCAGCTATACTGACAGGTATTGGATTGCTTGGATTAAGAAATAGAGATGTTTTGACAAAAGCATAA
- a CDS encoding ABC transporter ATP-binding protein, with amino-acid sequence MYMNVIHIQKLTKSFGTTQALKGIDLTVKQGEVHGFIGPNGAGKSTTIRILLGILQKTSGEITLFGGDPWQDAVKLHRRLVYVPGDVTLWPDLSGGEIIDLLGRLHGGLNVSRKKQLLERFQLDPTKKSRTYSKGNRQKVALVAAFSCEAELYLLDEPTSGLDPLMEVIFQECMAEIKKAGKTVLLSSHILSEVETLCDQVSIIRQGQIVESGTLSQLRHLTRTTVNVETGSVAIGLEKLSGVHDILQDGLKYRFSVDSNAMTEVMEVLLPLGIKSLAAEPPSLEELFMRHYGDDIRERGGV; translated from the coding sequence ATGTACATGAATGTGATTCATATTCAGAAGCTGACCAAGTCCTTTGGCACTACCCAGGCATTAAAGGGAATTGATCTCACAGTGAAGCAAGGGGAAGTACACGGGTTTATTGGTCCCAACGGCGCTGGGAAGTCTACGACTATTCGCATCCTGCTGGGAATTTTGCAAAAAACGTCGGGAGAAATTACATTGTTTGGTGGAGATCCCTGGCAGGATGCAGTGAAATTGCATCGCCGACTTGTTTATGTCCCCGGTGATGTTACTCTATGGCCAGATCTATCAGGAGGTGAAATCATCGACCTTCTTGGGCGGCTGCATGGAGGACTTAACGTTTCTCGAAAAAAACAACTGCTGGAACGCTTTCAGCTTGATCCAACCAAAAAGAGCAGAACCTATTCCAAAGGAAATCGGCAGAAAGTAGCTTTGGTGGCAGCCTTTTCCTGTGAAGCGGAACTATATCTTTTGGATGAGCCCACCTCGGGACTTGACCCTCTGATGGAAGTGATCTTTCAGGAGTGCATGGCGGAAATAAAAAAAGCCGGCAAGACCGTGCTCCTGTCAAGCCATATCCTGTCTGAGGTGGAGACCCTTTGCGACCAGGTAAGCATTATCCGGCAAGGGCAGATTGTAGAATCTGGAACTTTATCCCAACTTCGGCATCTTACCCGTACCACCGTTAATGTGGAGACCGGTAGCGTTGCCATCGGGCTGGAAAAATTGTCTGGAGTTCATGATATTTTACAAGATGGATTGAAGTACCGTTTTTCTGTAGACTCCAATGCCATGACCGAGGTGATGGAGGTATTGCTGCCTTTGGGGATCAAATCTTTGGCGGCTGAACCTCCCAGCTTGGAGGAGTTGTTCATGCGCCATTATGGTGACGATATTCGTGAAAGAGGAGGAGTTTAG